The Leucothrix mucor DSM 2157 DNA window AGCGCTTACGTTAAACTTAAGGTCTTTTGGCGAGCTAACCGTGAAACGATTACGACTAGAGCTTGAATACCTGTTTTCAGGGATCGCATTTTATACGCGCCTGCCGATTCCTGCGTGGGTGCCGTACAGTCCAGACCATTTAAATAAATCCCGAAAATACTTGCCGCTGATTGGCTTGCTGGTAGGGGCTATGGGTGCACTGACTTATAGTTTAAGCACACTGGTCTTGCCGGGCTCTGTCAGCGTGCTGCTATCAATGATTGCCACGGTATTTATCACCGGTGCGTTTCATGAAGATGGCTTTGCCGATAGTTGCGATGGCTTTGGTGGCGGCTGGAAGAAAGAGCAAATTCTGCGCATTATGAAAGACAGCTGCATCGGTACTTATGGTGCAATCGGTCTGCTGTTAAGTTTAGGACTTAAGTATCAATTACTGTTAGCGATCCACCAAGTCTCGCCCGACTTGGTAGTGCTGGCATTACTGGCGGGGCATTCAATCAGTCGCTTGATGGCCTCAGTGATCATGCAGTGCTCTGTCTACGTTGCCGATTTAGAAAAAAGTAAGTCTTCCTCGGTCACTTCGATGCGCCTTAGCTTATCGGAAATGCTATACAGCGTGATTCCGGTGATTGTGTTATGGCTGGTGCTACCGGTTCTTTGGTGGAGTACTATCGTTCCAGTCATTATCGTTTCGTTTTGGCTATCTCACTATTTTAAAAAGAAAATTGGTGGCTACACGGGGGATTGCTTGGGCGCTATTCAGCAGATTTCAGAGCTTACCTTTTATCTGAGCGTGGTCGCATTGCTATAGTCTATTCAGTGTAGATTTATCTCTAAATGGACGATCAAAATTTTTCATCGTCACGACGTTTTTTATTTGTTTTCCGCGTGTTTTTTTTCTTGCTATAAAGCAATTACACCAACCGGAGATATGTAAAGTGAGCAAGGACCATAGAGAGACTGACTATTCTGACGATTATGACTGGGATGTTGACACCGATTTTGATGATCGTGAATCAGACAAAGTGAAAGCCAGTGCCAAGAAAGTTAGTCGTAAGCGTAGTGTAAAACGTCGTCTTGATGATTATTTTGAAGGCAAGCGATTGCGTGAAAGAAATCGCACACTTGATTACTTTGATGAGTCATTCGGCAGCGATTACTAATCAAAAACGATGGGCAGTGAACGATCAGTTTGCTGCCCATTTTAGTTTTCAGTAATCACCTGCATAAACTTGTCGATCAAGGCCTGAGAGCTATTATCAGTGCGATAGACTGCAAATAAGTTACGTTCAAATACGGGCGCGCCAGCCACTTCATACAGTGGAATCTGCGCAACGTTATTTGTAATAATTTGCTCGGGTAAATAGGCGGCGCGCCGTTTTATCCGCAATAAATCCAACGCCATCACGCCATAATTGGTACGGATAGAAGCGGCTGGAAATCCTGTAAATGCTCTTGAGTGTTCATGCTCAAATAGCGCCCCCCAATCGACCATCACATAGCCTTTGCCCATTGCATTTTCCAGCAGGGTGTCAGGGTGATTGGCAAATAATTTCAGCTTGAGCGATGCGATATTGACCGACTGCAATACGCCGGAATTAATGGGGTCAAATACAAAGCCAATATCCAGCGAGCCACTCAAAATCAGCTCTTGCACATTATGCCCCGGATGAATCGTGAGATTGAGTGCTGTTTCAGGCATTTCCTCGCGAATTTTATCTACCCAGCCTTTTAAAAATAGGTGCCAAGTATCCGGCAAATAACCGAGAGATAAGGACTGTGTGTACTCCTCCGGCAGCGCAACCATTTGGCGGGCACGTTCCCAACCACTGACTGTCATCTCCGCATATTTGTGAAAACGATGGCCCGCAGGCGTTGGCTCAATGGCATGGCGGTCGCGAGTAAATAACTTAACGCCCAGCCGTTCCTCCAGCAGTTTAATTCGGGCGCTGGCCGCTGACTGAGTGATGCACAGCTTCTCTGCAGACTTTCCGAAATGTCGTGTCTGGTAAATCTCAAGGAACGTTTTTAAATGAGCGATATCCATACAGATTTAATAACCGATAACTGGCTGATTAGGTGGAGGAATGATATGTTTTTTTATCCACTAAATACATTAGTAAGTAGAAGCATTATACTTTTCTTAAGGCGGCGTTGTTTATTTACTGGTATAAGCGTGTGA harbors:
- a CDS encoding adenosylcobinamide-GDP ribazoletransferase; translated protein: MKRLRLELEYLFSGIAFYTRLPIPAWVPYSPDHLNKSRKYLPLIGLLVGAMGALTYSLSTLVLPGSVSVLLSMIATVFITGAFHEDGFADSCDGFGGGWKKEQILRIMKDSCIGTYGAIGLLLSLGLKYQLLLAIHQVSPDLVVLALLAGHSISRLMASVIMQCSVYVADLEKSKSSSVTSMRLSLSEMLYSVIPVIVLWLVLPVLWWSTIVPVIIVSFWLSHYFKKKIGGYTGDCLGAIQQISELTFYLSVVALL
- a CDS encoding LysR family transcriptional regulator translates to MDIAHLKTFLEIYQTRHFGKSAEKLCITQSAASARIKLLEERLGVKLFTRDRHAIEPTPAGHRFHKYAEMTVSGWERARQMVALPEEYTQSLSLGYLPDTWHLFLKGWVDKIREEMPETALNLTIHPGHNVQELILSGSLDIGFVFDPINSGVLQSVNIASLKLKLFANHPDTLLENAMGKGYVMVDWGALFEHEHSRAFTGFPAASIRTNYGVMALDLLRIKRRAAYLPEQIITNNVAQIPLYEVAGAPVFERNLFAVYRTDNSSQALIDKFMQVITEN